A single window of Neospora caninum Liverpool complete genome, chromosome XII DNA harbors:
- a CDS encoding MGC79800 protein, related, with translation MTPGVAAGNGNAGGVRDLSKGAILQCVEAATLGMPFEVWKTRMGRYRKESTIEAFQQIYKQGGVQAYWRGLAPKLVESASKGAVLLYSKECILSSMRRLGASETLSGFAAGAGGGICQTAVMGPCTYVVTALVTGGRDKTHGGRASDKIREVWRTKGVKGFYSGGTAIALRQATNWASRQGFTEWVRTKMKGGDERAKLSKTQEVAAGIVGGTLSTWNQPFEVARIQMQAAANEGKQKHNILQVFRTIVVQEGVQGLFKGVIPRIGLGIWQTLFMVTGAKLLKDSMNW, from the exons ATGACGCCGGGTGTAGCTGCAGGGAACGGCAACGCCGGAGGCGTTCGCGACCTCTCCAAAG gtgCCATCCTCCAGTGCGTGGAAGCCGCAACCCTTGGTATGCCATTCGAAGTCTGGAAGACGCGCATGGGAAG ATACCGCAAGGAGTCGACAATTGAGGCCTTTCAGCAAATCTACAAGCAAGGCGGCGTCCAAGCCTATTGGCGAGGGTTGGCTCCAAAGCTTGTGGAATCTGCCTCCAAGGGTGCAGTGCTGCTCTACTCGAAa GAATGCATCTTGTCCTCGATGAGGCGTCTGGGCGCCTCGGAAACTCTCAGCGGAttcgctgcaggcgccggcggcggcATTTGTCAGACGGCCGTGATGGGGCCTTGCACATACGTTGTCACGGCTCTCGTCACAGGCGGCCGAGACAAAACACACGGCGGAAGGGCGTCAGACAAAATACGGGAAGTCTGGCGCACCAAGGGAGTTAAG GGCTTTTACTCAGGTGGAACGGCGATTGCTTTGCGGCAAGCCACCAACTGGGCCTCGCGGCAAGGCTTCACTGAATGGGTGCGCACGAAGATGAAGGGCGGGGACGAGCGCGCGAAACTCTCAAAGACGCAAGAAGTCGCCGCGGGCATCGTC GGTGGAACTCTGTCGACGTGGAATCAGCCGTTCGAAGTTGCGCGCATTCAGATGCAGGCCGCTGCCAACGAGGGAAAGCAAAAACACAACATTCTGCAG GTTTTTCGGACCATCGTCGTTCAGGAAGGCGTGCAAGGTCTTTTCAAAGGCGTCATTCCCCGTATCGGCTTGGGAATTTGGCAAACGCTCTTCATGGTAACAGGCGCGAAACTTTTGAAGGATTCGATGAACTGGTAA
- a CDS encoding putative ATP synthase lipid-binding protein → MFFPRLSLAAVKASPATRDVLPSMLTRRVSLNSPAFTQFSSPKFFFSPSRSFSQSPLFQKHTPIHCNQRLAAAGALVPTQQPSMTRQNPYAMQVGARYDAGVASLSAAIALMSVGGVAQGIGSLFAALVSGTARNPSIKEDLFTYTLIGMGFLEFLGIICVLMSAVLLYS, encoded by the exons ATGTTTTTCCCCCGCCTTTCGCTCGCGGCCGTGAAGGCCTCTCCTGCAACCCGCGACGTGCTCCCGAGTATGCTCAcccgtcgcgtttctctgaaCTCCCCAGCCTTCACCCAGTTTTCTTCGCCGAaattctttttctctccgagCCGAAGCTTTTCGCAGTCTCCCCTCTTCCAAAAACACACCCCGATCCACTGCAACCAGAGACTCGCAGCCGCCGGCGCTCTCGTCCCCACGCAG CAACCGTCCATGACTCGCCAGAACCCGTACGCCATGCAAGTTGGCGCTCGCTACGATGCTGGAGTAGCTAGCCTTAGCGCTGCCATTGCGTTGATGTCTGTTGGAGGCGTCGCTCAAGGTAtcggctctctcttcgctgcgctTGTTTCCGGAACTGCGCGCAACCCGTCGATCAAGGAAGACTTGTTCACCTACACTCTCATTGGAATGGGTTTCCTTGAGTTCCTGGGCATTATTTGCGTCTTGATGAGCGCAGTCCTGCTCTACTCTTAA